In the genome of Mytilus edulis chromosome 3, xbMytEdul2.2, whole genome shotgun sequence, one region contains:
- the LOC139515039 gene encoding tropomyosin-like — MNYMLLQLDKSLEMSQLLLLDIVANFTFAKRPEILQKSLQQTPVSSPLSNDTLFHSVSLDQLHRDVNKAPPFVMWLARKYSSEQVDYDKVYHAKDYVQHSRKICTINASDFEDSADPQNGIQNLFETPELQPFFKQLVKVGVSEALKEMNAKVNKLENIIDDKNYQIRELQHQKAILEDRLKIITSNVGDRDKLQSEIKRLNEEIDKLKAELKTANEDLEKERKSNTEKDAEIAQFEKDKILTEENDDRLAQLQKEKDSKMAQLAMDKDAKISNLENEVKLNEEKIARIAQLEKEKNAEMARLKKEHNDMMLELNEEKDAKLQYKQEINDLKVEKQQANSQRNVALKKLKDLKQVIDRNN; from the exons ATGAATTATATGCTTCTACAGTTAGACAAAAGTCTAGAAATGTCTCAACTCCTTCTTCTTGACATTGTGGCCAATTTTACTTTTGCCAAGAGACCGGAGATTCTTCAAAAATCTCTCCAGCAGACACCCGTCAGTTCCCCTCTGTCTAATGATACGTTGTTTCACTCTGTTTCCTTGGATCAGCTACATAGGGATGTGAATAAAGCTCCTCCATTTGTTATG TGGTTGGCTAGAAAATATAGTTCTGAACAGGTAGATTATGATAAAGTGTACCATGCTAAGGACTACGTGCAACACTCTCGAAAAATCT GTACTATAAATGCTTCAGACTTTGAAGATTCTGCCGATCCTCAAAATGGAATTCAAAATCTATTTGAAAC GCCAGAGCTTCAACCGTTTTTTAAGCAGCTAGTTAAGGTAGGTGTTTCGGAGGCACTTAAAGAAATGAATGCGAAAGTAAATAAGTTGGAAAATATAATCGACGATAAAAATTACCAGATCAGGGAATTACAACACCAAAAGGCGATTTTAGAGGATCGACTAAAAATTATAACAAGCAATGTGGGAGATAGAGATAAACTTCAAAGTgaaattaaaagattaaatgaaGAAATTGATAAATTGAAAGCAGAGTTGAAAACAGCAAATGAAGATTTGGAGAAAGAAAGAAAGTCGAACACAGAAAAAGATGCTGAAATTGCACAATTTGAGAAAGACAAGATATTGACtgaagaaaatgatgataggTTAGCACAATTGCAGAAAGAAAAAGATTCGAAAATGGCACAATTAGCGATGGATAAAGATGCTAAGATATCAAATTTGGAGAATGAGGTGAAGCTGAATGAAGAAAAAATTGCTAGGATAGCACAATTggagaaagaaaaaaatgctgAGATGGCACGACTGAAGAAAGAACACAATGATATGATGTTAGAATTGAATGAAGAAAAAGATGCTAAGTTGCAATACAAACAGGAAATCAATGATTTAAAAGTAGAGAAGCAACAAGCTAATTCGCAAAGAAACGTTGCACTTAAGAAACTAAAAGATCTAAAACAAGTGATAGATAGAAACAATTGA